The following nucleotide sequence is from Carassius gibelio isolate Cgi1373 ecotype wild population from Czech Republic chromosome A24, carGib1.2-hapl.c, whole genome shotgun sequence.
ccctttgaaattctgtgataaaatctaagtaatacatctttaaacactaataatttactattgttgagaaaatttaataaaacaagtaaatacaaatcaaaaagtgacacactaacctacagatgaactccacaacaaataataacacatgtaactgatgaggctatggatccagtgaaaatgaaaatatgaactgatacagtgcacagtagaaatatagtaaaagtgatatgttatattaaaaagtacatgtagtacaacttaaagtaaagtgaataatatgaaaagcgagtacaacGCTACAATAACATATTcaatataatagatttataatagtataaaattatttgtataatatgaataataccataataaataactgaacaacaataggttaacaatagcaagaagaatatgtaatatcaagggtggaataatacagaatagacaaaaatgaagaataaattaatagtaaattaaagagtaaaataaaaaaaattgaaatgtaattttaaaatactatttgtgtaataattattaatcaaattcagacacaatataaaaaattgtggacatgagttccagattgtgtttaattaatgagctccttaagtaaaatatatacatgtataatatttacatgtacacacacacacacacacacacacacatatatatatatatatatatatatatatatatatatatatatatatatatatagttaatttcagcagtaaagttgaaataaaacaaaaatatgaaaatatgttctataatgcacattacacacactcatgcagaaaacacacacattttgaaacagtgatttatttttccatgtatgtTAACACATATAAATGTTTAGGTGTGAGTGTGTAAGGTTTACCTTGCACAACAAAATCTCAAAGTATAGTTGTTCATCATAGACCAGAATATGAGATGCTCCCCTCAAAAACttgatattaatcaaaattaataataattataacaacatcacaatgagtttatcatgatattgcagctggattcactatgagttcctgtgtttttcatttctaggctattaacatcatgtagtttttgtgtaaagacacacgcagtacattatcagcattaaacagcctgtgcaaagctttttaaaagcagtctatagtattattatatgagctggtcattctgtcgattcattcagggctgctctgggtttagtacaaacacaacacaagtctaGGGAGGTATAGTCTCGTCTCTgagaacagctttcctcagctttccttaaggctgtccttgtcctgtttgcaaatggctaaaggagaagaaaaaagaatacatagaatcagttcacagttttatgaaaagcaatgaaatccttataatcaagtgatgatAAACTTAATCTGTAACACTTTTGAAAaacggtccattagttaatattagttaactactttagttaacatgatctaagcaagaacaatccttctacagcatttattaatcttagttgatgttcatttcaacatttactaatgcattatttaaaacaaaagttgtgcttgttaacattagttaatgcactctgaattagcatgaactaacgatgaaaaacagtattttcattaactaacatgaacaaagatgaataaatacagtaataaatgtattgttcattgtttgttcatgttaattaatacattaactaacatcaactataggactagtattctaaagtgttaccacttcatctttgtaaataagtaacggtagtgaaattaaagagagaatcattagctccatcattaatctagacagtcaaagggctcactctgtatattgtgctcataacaccatttagtttattatataaatggcaatataagttaaaacgtaataagaattcatttaaactCTGAGTTCTTATGAAGTCTCCTTCACTGCTAACTACGCTAGCGATATTATTAATCGTCTGACACTGGTGGTTAATTAAGCTGTCAACATAaagttaaaaatgaccaaaaacatcgagaaagaacagctgagtcttacctgtgaaagataacaccccgagatctgtttttactatcgtgtgacggtttgtaggtgtccaatctgtcgatgagtcagatatgttttcttctgtcctgatgtgagagttatgacagttgcccgctccaatatggcggcgacgttgacgtgcggtcgagcggcgtctagttatttatatgtctatggttaGAACACCCTAGCCATGCCTAGTAGCAacaggggtggtgttggcgcagtggataagtcacatgcctttggtgtgagagacccaggttcaaatccactgtgagacaccaatgtgacattcaaccaagtatggtgacccatactcggaattcgtgctctgcattcaacccatccaaggtgcacacacacagcagcgaacatacacacacccggagcagtaggcaACCACCATCCATGccgcagcgcccggggagcagtagGCGGGCCGTTGACCTAGGACACCCCGCCCAAGGACACCCCAGTCCCGGTATTGCttgcccgagattcgaacccaatCCCCCTTGGATTAGGCGTCaagctctctaaccactaggccacgacccTAGCAATTGAAGGTTAAGACACTGACATATAtatcaattgtaagtcgctttggataaaagcgtcagctaaatgaataaatgtaaatgtaatgtagcaACTAAGCAACAGTTAGAACACTCTAACAACAACTTGCAACCAGCCAGAATACCCAAGAAGCTAAGCAGAAAACACTAGAAACACCCAGTAGACAGTAAGAACACCCCAACAACGAGCAATATttagaacaccctagaaactagACGGAACACCCTAACAGAACAGTAACTAGTAAATGAGgctagaacaccatagcaacactcAACAAGTGTTTAGAACTGCCTAGCAAGAGATAGAATACCCTTGCAACTAAACCATCACCCTAACTATTCTCAGCATGCAGTTAGCAACAATCTTTGATGTCCCTAGCAACAATCTTTGATGTCAGACTGACAGTTTAAAGTTATTCTTAAACTTTGATTTGTCGTTGTTTCtatttctctctcactctttggtTGGTGTTGTAGTCAGTATCAGCAGTGAATGGTTGTGAATGGCAGTGCAGTGTTTGTTGGGTAAAGCAGCAGTGCAGTTTGTGCTGACTGCAGGCCAGTTTGTTATGACAGAAAACAGACGCTTAGGCTTCTTTCCCAGCAGCTGTGGCTAAACGAGAGGGATTTGCATGCGTCAGTGTTTGGAGCAGGAAAAGACAGCAAGACAGTAGGAAAATCAGTTGTTTGTTTCTCACTGTGATCAAAACACAAACAGCTTTCAAATCAAGTTCAGGGCAATATTACGTCCGGTTATAATGAAACGCTGTTGTGGCATGATACGGTGGTTATGTGGCTTAGTAACAACAGCAGAACAGTGgcattttttataaacattttttaggTTGAATAACTTAACTATGAAAGTTTACGATAAGTACATATgagtctaaatataaatattttcaaaagtgCCTTTAAGCAACATAATTAATTTTTCTAAGCTcaagcagcatatatatatatatatatatatatatatatatatatatatatatatatatatatatatatatatatatatatatatatatatattagtttttttattattaaatcgtGTATATTACTTCAATAAAATTATCAACATATAGATAATAATGGAAATGTTTCGCGAACAGaaaatctgaatgatttctgaaggatcatgcaacacagaagactggagtaatattcagctttgtcatcacagaaataaactacattataaaatatattcaaatataaaagttattttaaattagaatacaGTGTCACAAtagtacagttttactgtatttttttattaaataaatgcagagttTGTGAGCGAGCATAAggcagttattttaaaaatcttacgACCCAAAcctagatatttatatatttgttttattgcttttttttaaaaaaatcttgcttCTCCAAGGTATTTTAAAAAATACCagggtattattatttttatgagcaTTGTACCATAGTAATTCATCATTGTAAGCCAATTCACATCCAGTTGGTTGAAAACACAAAATGCACGTGTTGTTTGATGGATGTCTAAACTCTCATGCTGTTTAGTGTTGATGGTCCCTCACATGGCctgatgcatattttttattttgtttttttgagtagGATACGAGTACGACTCTAACAGACGGCAGCTCTTTCAACGCCTCCATGCAGACCTCCCCTGCTTCAATGATCAACCAGTACAAGcttgaggaagaagaggaagatgcTGACACCAAAGATATTTTTGTCACAGTCGATAACCCAGAGAGTCACGTAACAGCTATTGAGACGTATATAACTTACCGGGTTGAAACTAAGGTACGGCCAATCTGAGCTCAGACTCACTAAGGCAGGTTCTTTAAATAATAACCTCATATTTTTCCATCATTCTCCCGCACGTCAGACCACACGGAGCGAGTTTGACTCAAGTGAGTTTGAGGTGCGAAGAAGATACCAGGACTTCCTGTGGTTAAAGGGACGTCTGGAAGAAGCTCATCCCACACTCATTGTTCATGTAGGTCAAGTTTGTGAGTCTCCCGCTTGTCAAACATTCTAAGGATTCTATGAACACAGTTTATGGGATAAGGTTTTAGGGAAATAGTCCAAATATTCCTTTTTtccatgcaaatatatatatttttttacttctacTAATGCCATAAATCATTTGACTCCCCCTTCAAAACAATTCAAGGTCTAGTCCATTTAAAATGGTTTTGGTTGCGGTGTTTAAAAACTCTCATGAAACATTGACTTGATTGCGTCCCGTCAGCCGCTGCCGGAGAAGTTTGTGATGAAAGGAATGGTGGAGAGGTTTAACGAAGATTTCATCGAGACGAGGAGGAGGGCGCTGCACAAGTTTCTGAACAAAATAGCGCAACATCCCATTTTCTCCAGCAGTGAAGATTTTAAGATCTTTCTCACAGCAGGAACTGGGGTAAGATGATTTGATTTTTATTGAGTTCTctgttagggctgcacgattaatcgaacacgtgaaacacatacagtattatgctgtttattattagtattattagctGTTTGCACTGGTGTTGCCATTACTGGCCGCCATgaaaatatacacacattttcagCTATTAGAGCATTAGCTTTTGCAGATGTGGGTTATTTTGCTGTTGTCACCCTTCAGTAATATCATACTCCATTCCACTGATTCTCTGTGCAGGAGCTGACCTCTCATAAGAAACAAGGTCCGGGATTTCTGAGCCGGATGGGTGAGACGGTCAAAGCCGTCGCTGCTGCGGTCAGAGGGGTCAGGAACCGTCCTCAGGAGTTCACCGACATGCAGGAGTACGCAGAAGCCTTCAGTCAGAAGATCAGCTCGCTTGATAAAATTACTCAAAGGATCATCAGAGAGCAGAAAGGTTGGACTTTTTGTCTCGTTCACACACTCTTCAATGAATCGTCATATCTAGTCTAGATCTTCTCATCTGGTCCCATCTCCTCTTTCTTATTTAATTGACTGACATTTAGGAAACGTATTTGTGTGGGCTATAGCTGCTGTAATTATGGGAATGCTTCTGTTGTTGTCACAGAGTACCTGGAGGAGCTGAAGGAGTGTGGGCCGACATACACGCTGTGGTCACAATCAGAGGAGGAGCTGGCCGAGCCCCTGAAGAACGTGGCAGGCTGTGAGGATAGATGCTATAAGGAGACAGAGGAGCAGGTCAAACATCTCAATGATCACCTGATTCCGGTCCTTCATGAGTACGTCCTCTGTGCCGACACACTCAAGGTAGACCAGCAGAAAAGATGCTCCCGTTTTGTC
It contains:
- the LOC127946514 gene encoding sorting nexin-7 isoform X2; amino-acid sequence: MSGSVVDHTVSSGNSSVAIPTDISGQILDLDEDDDLEVFSKDTSTTLTDGSSFNASMQTSPASMINQYKLEEEEEDADTKDIFVTVDNPESHVTAIETYITYRVETKTTRSEFDSSEFEVRRRYQDFLWLKGRLEEAHPTLIVHPLPEKFVMKGMVERFNEDFIETRRRALHKFLNKIAQHPIFSSSEDFKIFLTAGTGELTSHKKQGPGFLSRMGETVKAVAAAVRGVRNRPQEFTDMQEYAEAFSQKISSLDKITQRIIREQKEYLEELKECGPTYTLWSQSEEELAEPLKNVAGCEDRCYKETEEQVKHLNDHLIPVLHEYVLCADTLKAVLRRRDNIQADFEGKAEALATKKADRDAMSDELDKAEYRLEGANNALKSDWIRWQKVMRSDLRSAFIDTAERNVSYYEKCLAVWESFLQSQRTDAEGNGKVDSS
- the LOC127946514 gene encoding sorting nexin-7 isoform X1; translated protein: MSGSVVDHTVSSGNSSVAIPTDISGQILDLDEDDDLEVFSKDTSTTLTDGSSFNASMQTSPASMINQYKLEEEEEDADTKDIFVTVDNPESHVTAIETYITYRVETKTTRSEFDSSEFEVRRRYQDFLWLKGRLEEAHPTLIVHPLPEKFVMKGMVERFNEDFIETRRRALHKFLNKIAQHPIFSSSEDFKIFLTAGTGELTSHKKQGPGFLSRMGETVKAVAAAVRGVRNRPQEFTDMQEYAEAFSQKISSLDKITQRIIREQKEYLEELKECGPTYTLWSQSEEELAEPLKNVAGCEDRCYKETEEQVKHLNDHLIPVLHEYVLCADTLKAVLRRRDNIQADFEGKAEALATKKADRDADSKVLSLAWDSLVGRSPEEVKQQKQQKLKGEIKEMSDELDKAEYRLEGANNALKSDWIRWQKVMRSDLRSAFIDTAERNVSYYEKCLAVWESFLQSQRTDAEGNGKVDSS